From the Desulfovibrio sp. JY genome, one window contains:
- a CDS encoding PAS domain-containing protein, producing MRRIGINAVLTVAVILSLFAGIAALIVYVSVSTFSISTTLQKNALQQSAKSTADVLGMFIENTKDATENLAILPVMIEALNGSPERASNLFKIYINNSDTLNAAILIGTDGKPVAGEIKGGSALAASYADRNYFKAIMAGQKEFVSDKIVKGKSSEAMIFVVAQAVKDAGGKTVGVVILCPDWLKFTKKYIDPVRFGETGYGFVYDTEGYTIAHALDKSRILSTTNDRTRGQQAARLKNGIIDYSYKGDTKYMAVAEVPQTGWTVCMSAAESEMSNLAAGQRNILILVGAIVLLVVAAVIIVFNKLVVISPLTAIGRFTEKVAKGDLTARLSGNFRFELAELARNLESMVAELKNKLGFSEGVMKGIPTPCGIVAPDCNVLWVNDHLCRLLEKTGTPESYKGQRSGLFYLNDDAKETCSDRAIHDRRVITSENEYVTPSGKKLHINVISTPFYDMDGNMLGSISFWTDQTEIYEQQQRIAAQNALMADAASRAAVTSDRMASASQELSAQIEQANQGAQEQNNRVQDTVTAVEEMNATILEVAKNAGDTAQGAQTARDKAREGADLVVQVVAAVGTVSEASAKLKNNMRELGEQAHGIGAVLGVISDIADQTNLLALNAAIEAARAGEAGRGFAVVADEVRKLAEKTMHATKEVGEAITGIQRGTSETERMMDEAAEAVGQATALAERSGTALAEIVSVVESAGDQVRAIATAAEQQSATSEEINRSIEAISRIAAETADAMGQSAQAITEMAAQAESLSALVAEIGGSSETAALPK from the coding sequence ATGCGCCGCATAGGCATCAACGCTGTCCTGACCGTTGCCGTCATTCTCTCGCTTTTCGCCGGCATCGCCGCATTGATCGTGTACGTCTCCGTATCGACGTTTTCCATTTCGACAACATTGCAGAAGAACGCCCTCCAGCAATCGGCGAAAAGCACGGCCGATGTCCTCGGGATGTTTATCGAAAACACGAAGGATGCCACTGAGAATCTCGCCATCCTGCCCGTCATGATCGAGGCCCTGAACGGTTCTCCGGAACGCGCCAGCAATTTGTTTAAAATTTATATCAACAATTCCGATACGTTAAACGCGGCCATACTCATCGGAACCGACGGCAAGCCCGTGGCCGGCGAGATCAAGGGCGGCAGTGCCCTGGCCGCCTCGTATGCCGACAGAAACTACTTCAAGGCGATCATGGCGGGCCAGAAGGAGTTCGTCAGCGATAAGATCGTCAAGGGGAAGAGCAGCGAGGCCATGATCTTCGTTGTGGCCCAGGCCGTGAAGGATGCCGGCGGCAAGACCGTGGGTGTGGTCATCCTGTGCCCGGATTGGCTGAAATTCACCAAGAAATACATCGATCCCGTCCGATTCGGGGAAACCGGTTACGGATTCGTCTATGACACCGAGGGCTATACCATCGCCCATGCCCTGGACAAGTCACGGATTCTTTCCACGACAAACGATCGCACCCGGGGACAGCAGGCGGCGCGGCTCAAAAACGGCATCATCGATTACAGCTACAAGGGAGACACAAAGTACATGGCCGTGGCCGAGGTCCCCCAGACGGGTTGGACGGTCTGCATGTCCGCCGCGGAATCCGAGATGTCGAACCTGGCCGCCGGACAGCGCAACATCCTGATTCTGGTCGGCGCGATCGTGCTGCTTGTCGTCGCGGCCGTCATCATCGTCTTCAACAAGCTGGTGGTCATCTCGCCGCTGACGGCCATCGGCCGGTTCACCGAAAAGGTCGCCAAGGGCGACCTGACCGCGCGCCTGTCCGGGAACTTCCGGTTCGAGCTGGCCGAACTGGCCCGAAACCTCGAGAGCATGGTGGCGGAGCTCAAAAACAAACTCGGCTTCTCCGAGGGCGTCATGAAGGGCATCCCTACGCCCTGCGGCATCGTGGCCCCGGACTGCAACGTCCTCTGGGTCAACGACCACCTGTGCCGACTGCTGGAAAAAACCGGGACTCCCGAAAGCTACAAGGGACAGCGCTCGGGGTTGTTCTATTTAAACGACGACGCCAAGGAGACCTGCTCCGACAGGGCCATCCACGATCGCCGCGTCATCACCTCCGAAAACGAGTACGTCACCCCTTCGGGCAAAAAACTGCATATCAATGTCATCAGCACGCCCTTTTACGACATGGACGGCAACATGCTCGGCTCCATCTCCTTTTGGACCGACCAGACCGAAATCTACGAGCAGCAGCAGCGCATCGCCGCCCAAAACGCGTTGATGGCCGACGCCGCTTCCCGGGCGGCCGTCACCTCGGACCGCATGGCCTCGGCCTCCCAGGAGCTCTCGGCCCAGATCGAGCAGGCCAACCAGGGAGCCCAGGAACAAAACAACCGCGTCCAGGACACGGTCACGGCCGTGGAGGAAATGAACGCCACCATTCTGGAAGTGGCCAAAAACGCCGGCGACACCGCCCAGGGCGCCCAGACCGCCCGGGACAAGGCCCGCGAAGGCGCCGACCTCGTGGTCCAGGTGGTCGCGGCCGTGGGCACGGTCAGCGAAGCCTCGGCCAAGCTCAAGAACAACATGCGCGAGCTTGGCGAACAGGCCCACGGCATCGGCGCGGTGCTCGGCGTCATCTCCGACATCGCCGACCAGACGAACCTGCTGGCGCTCAATGCCGCCATCGAGGCCGCCCGAGCCGGCGAGGCCGGGCGCGGTTTCGCCGTGGTCGCCGACGAAGTGCGCAAGCTGGCCGAAAAGACCATGCACGCCACCAAGGAGGTCGGCGAGGCCATCACCGGCATCCAGCGCGGTACTTCCGAGACGGAACGCATGATGGACGAGGCGGCCGAGGCGGTCGGGCAGGCCACCGCCCTGGCCGAGCGCTCGGGCACGGCCCTGGCCGAGATCGTCTCCGTGGTCGAGTCCGCCGGTGATCAGGTCCGGGCCATCGCCACCGCCGCCGAACAGCAGTCGGCCACCTCGGAAGAGATCAACCGCTCCATCGAGGCCATAAGCCGCATCGCCGCGGAAACCGCCGACGCCATGGGACAGTCCGCCCAGGCCATCACCGAAATGGCCGCCCAGGCCGAAAGCTTAAGCGCCCTTGTGGCCGAGATCGGCGGTTCAAGCGAAACGGCCGCCCTGCCCAAATAA
- a CDS encoding 4Fe-4S binding protein gives MHIDAAKLFSFSPTGTTQKVLEGIAQGLSWPEAEKFDLTRPKAQAQGVCDSGVLTVIGSPVYAGRLPAEAVRRLRPLRGKGGPAVLVVVYGNRAYEDALLELSNLALELGFFPVGAGAFIGEHSFSTPATPVAVGRPDAADLRLAREFGQAVAAKLAASPGTAAMDPLIVPGNMPYRDGATTGGLAPETVADECERCGQCVTACPVGCVHLEESGVVTDKTACIRCCACVKGCPTGARVMTDASIQAIATRLAANCKDRKAPEYFV, from the coding sequence ATGCATATCGATGCGGCGAAGCTTTTTTCTTTCTCGCCGACCGGGACCACCCAGAAGGTCCTGGAGGGTATTGCCCAGGGTCTTAGCTGGCCCGAGGCCGAAAAATTTGATCTGACGCGGCCGAAGGCCCAGGCGCAGGGCGTCTGCGACAGCGGCGTGCTGACCGTCATCGGCTCGCCGGTCTATGCCGGCCGGCTGCCGGCCGAGGCGGTGCGGCGTCTGCGCCCGTTGCGGGGCAAGGGCGGCCCGGCCGTGTTGGTCGTTGTCTACGGCAACAGGGCCTATGAGGACGCGCTGTTGGAGTTGTCCAACCTGGCCCTGGAACTCGGCTTTTTCCCGGTCGGGGCCGGCGCGTTCATTGGCGAACATTCCTTCTCGACTCCGGCCACGCCGGTTGCCGTGGGACGCCCGGATGCGGCCGATCTGCGCCTGGCCCGGGAATTCGGCCAGGCCGTGGCCGCCAAGCTGGCCGCTTCGCCGGGGACTGCGGCCATGGACCCGCTGATCGTGCCGGGAAACATGCCGTACCGGGATGGCGCGACAACGGGCGGCCTTGCCCCGGAGACCGTGGCCGACGAATGCGAGCGCTGCGGCCAGTGCGTCACGGCCTGCCCCGTGGGGTGCGTGCACCTGGAAGAGAGCGGCGTGGTCACGGACAAGACGGCCTGCATCCGTTGCTGCGCCTGCGTGAAGGGCTGCCCGACCGGAGCCCGGGTGATGACCGACGCATCCATACAGGCCATCGCCACGCGGCTGGCCGCCAACTGCAAGGACAGGAAAGCGCCGGAGTATTTTGTTTAG
- the uvrA gene encoding excinuclease ABC subunit UvrA — MTEAPRIHIEGARQHNLKNLTLDIPRDKLVVVCGPSGSGKSTLAFDIVYAEGQRRYVESLSAYARQFLPQMDKPQVDKIEGLSPAISLEQQTATRNPRSTVGTVTEIYDFLRVFFARLGKSHCPKCGKPITARTADEIISDVLAFPEGSKILLLAPLVEHQKGTHADRLGKLKSQGFARVRIGGTVVPLEPLPELEKNKRHTIDLVVDRLVVKDGIRSRLSDSVELALAQGDGRLIVADHEGKAADRIFSTASSCADCKISVPKPSPQLFSFNSPQGACPACSGLGTVDYFEPALLAPNKGLSLDEGGILPWKSERALARYARRLENLGARHGFTLRTKLGEFSPEARQALFYGDKEFGWDGVVHLLEHGQSFGSVWRDELARYRQSMPCPTCAGARLRPESLAVRVDEKNIAEFCAMPIDRALQWLTGLAFTGSEALIAEPLLKELNHRLKFLSGVGLEYLSLSRNMATLSGGEAQRIRLAGQLGSGLVGVTYVLDEPSIGLHPRDNDRLLGTLRQLQGRGNTVLVVEHDEATIRSADHVIELGPGSGRLGGEIVYQGSVAGMLADKESLTGKYLRGDAVSPRPETRRKGKDALVLRGVTTNNLKGIDAEIPLGCLVCVTGVSGSGKSSLVMDTLYKHLALAKGIKVDAPGSIGGIEGAELVEKIVSIDQTPIGRTPRSNPATYTKVFDEIRNIFSTTPDAKRRGFKPGRFSFNVKGGRCEACGGDGQIRVEMHFLPDIYVTCEVCGGLRYNRETLDVRYKGLNIAEVLDLTVRQAREFFENYPVLDRRLAVLEEVGLEYLRLGQPATTLSGGEAQRIKISRELGKRSLPGALYILDEPTTGLHMQEVGKLILVLHKLVDKGASVVVIEHNTDVVAAADHVIDLGPGGGEAGGRIVAQGTPEELMANPDSVTGRFLPGGK, encoded by the coding sequence ATGACCGAGGCTCCCCGTATCCACATTGAAGGCGCCCGCCAACACAATCTCAAGAACCTTACCCTCGATATCCCCCGCGACAAGCTGGTGGTGGTGTGCGGCCCGTCGGGGTCCGGCAAATCCACCCTGGCTTTCGACATCGTCTACGCCGAGGGCCAGCGGCGCTACGTGGAATCGCTTTCCGCCTACGCCCGGCAATTCCTGCCCCAGATGGACAAGCCGCAGGTGGACAAGATCGAGGGGCTGTCCCCGGCCATCTCGCTGGAGCAGCAGACCGCCACGCGCAATCCCCGCTCCACCGTGGGCACGGTAACAGAAATTTACGACTTTCTGCGCGTTTTTTTCGCGCGTCTGGGCAAGTCCCATTGCCCCAAGTGCGGCAAGCCCATCACCGCCCGCACCGCCGACGAGATCATAAGCGATGTGCTGGCCTTTCCCGAGGGCTCGAAAATTCTGCTTCTGGCCCCCCTGGTCGAGCACCAGAAAGGCACCCACGCCGATCGGCTGGGAAAGCTCAAGAGCCAGGGCTTCGCCCGGGTGCGCATCGGCGGCACGGTGGTGCCGCTGGAACCGTTGCCGGAGCTGGAGAAAAACAAGCGGCACACCATCGACCTTGTGGTGGACCGGCTGGTGGTGAAAGACGGCATCCGCTCCCGCCTGTCGGATTCGGTGGAGCTGGCCCTGGCCCAGGGCGACGGCCGGCTCATCGTGGCCGACCACGAGGGCAAGGCGGCCGACCGGATCTTTTCCACGGCCTCTTCCTGCGCGGACTGCAAGATCAGCGTGCCCAAGCCCTCGCCCCAGCTTTTTTCCTTCAACAGCCCCCAGGGCGCCTGCCCGGCCTGCTCGGGCCTCGGCACGGTGGACTATTTCGAGCCGGCCCTGCTCGCCCCCAACAAGGGCCTGTCCCTGGACGAAGGCGGCATCCTGCCCTGGAAAAGCGAACGCGCCCTGGCCCGCTACGCCCGCCGTCTGGAGAACCTGGGGGCGCGCCACGGATTTACCCTGCGAACCAAACTGGGCGAGTTCTCCCCCGAAGCCCGGCAGGCGCTTTTCTACGGCGACAAGGAATTCGGTTGGGACGGCGTGGTCCATCTGCTGGAGCACGGCCAGTCCTTCGGCTCGGTCTGGCGCGACGAGCTGGCCCGCTATCGCCAGTCCATGCCCTGCCCCACCTGCGCCGGAGCACGGCTGCGGCCGGAATCCCTGGCCGTGCGGGTGGACGAAAAAAACATCGCCGAATTCTGCGCCATGCCCATCGACCGGGCGCTACAGTGGCTGACGGGCCTGGCTTTTACCGGCTCGGAAGCGCTCATTGCCGAACCGCTGCTCAAGGAGCTCAACCATCGCTTGAAATTTCTTTCCGGCGTGGGGCTCGAGTACCTGTCGCTGTCGCGCAACATGGCCACGCTCTCCGGCGGCGAGGCCCAGCGCATCCGTCTGGCCGGCCAGCTCGGCTCGGGCCTCGTCGGCGTCACCTACGTCCTCGACGAACCGAGCATCGGGCTCCATCCCCGCGACAACGACCGGCTCCTCGGCACGCTGCGCCAGCTCCAAGGACGCGGCAACACCGTGCTCGTGGTGGAGCACGACGAGGCCACCATCCGGAGCGCCGACCACGTCATCGAGCTTGGCCCGGGATCGGGGCGGCTGGGCGGCGAGATCGTCTACCAGGGGTCCGTCGCCGGCATGCTGGCCGACAAGGAATCGCTTACCGGCAAGTACCTGCGCGGCGACGCCGTCTCGCCCCGGCCCGAGACGCGGCGCAAGGGCAAGGACGCCCTTGTCCTGCGCGGCGTGACCACCAACAACCTCAAGGGCATCGACGCGGAAATCCCGCTGGGCTGTCTGGTCTGCGTCACCGGCGTTTCGGGTTCGGGCAAAAGCTCGCTGGTCATGGACACGCTCTACAAGCACCTGGCCCTGGCCAAGGGCATCAAGGTGGACGCGCCCGGGAGCATCGGCGGCATCGAGGGGGCCGAGCTGGTGGAAAAGATCGTCAGCATCGACCAGACGCCCATCGGCCGCACGCCGCGTTCCAACCCTGCCACCTACACCAAGGTCTTCGACGAGATCCGCAACATCTTTTCCACCACCCCGGACGCCAAACGGCGTGGCTTCAAGCCCGGCCGGTTCAGCTTCAACGTCAAGGGCGGACGCTGCGAGGCCTGCGGCGGCGACGGCCAGATCCGGGTGGAAATGCACTTTCTGCCGGACATCTACGTCACCTGCGAGGTCTGCGGCGGCCTGCGCTACAACCGCGAGACCCTCGACGTGCGCTACAAGGGCCTCAACATCGCCGAGGTGCTGGACCTGACCGTGCGCCAGGCGCGGGAGTTCTTCGAAAACTATCCGGTGCTCGACCGGCGGCTGGCCGTGCTCGAAGAGGTGGGGCTGGAATACCTGCGCCTGGGCCAGCCGGCCACGACACTTTCCGGCGGCGAGGCCCAGCGCATCAAGATATCGCGCGAACTCGGCAAGCGCAGCCTGCCCGGGGCGCTCTACATCCTCGACGAGCCGACCACCGGCCTGCACATGCAGGAGGTGGGCAAGCTGATCCTGGTGCTGCACAAGCTGGTGGACAAAGGCGCGAGCGTGGTGGTCATCGAGCACAACACCGACGTCGTGGCGGCGGCGGACCACGTCATCGACCTCGGCCCCGGCGGCGGCGAGGCCGGCGGACGCATCGTCGCCCAGGGCACGCCCGAGGAACTCATGGCCAACCCGGACTCGGTGACCGGCAGATTCCTGCCGGGAGGAAAATAA
- a CDS encoding PAS domain-containing protein: MRKGSVNTVLTLLVAGFVLAAVLILVIYVSRSSHRMATDLEQDSLIQMAKSSTRTLELYLQDAADVARALATQDAVVAGLSGDPNRARERFHNYIESYGNYWAIFAFDDKGMIVAGFNAAGKDMTGGNRADRSYVRGVLGGKDMVFTDKVLSARSGETLIFVVAKAVRSKDGKLLGGVAVCPKWNFFTKDFIDPLRFGHRGYGFVVDASGVIIAHATDKSVLLQNLSDQPFIRQALEQKNGLVSYEWKGERKYMAVSQVPATGWLVCMTAYESEMTALATSQRNMLLLIGGLVLAAVVIGISLANRALVLRPLAAVERFTEAVTGGNLQATLEGTFRFELAHLAANLRGMVAELKNKLGFAEGVLNSLPLPATILDGDRKILWVNQHSCDLLEKKDAPESYVGMTSGQFILGDSQKSPIVDKAVTEKIKIATTTDLAAPSGKIYHIAVDASPIYDMDGNFLGGMVFWTDMTAIKLQHQQIEAQNAAISDAASRAAVTSDRMASASQELSAQIEQANQGAQEQNNRVQDTVTAVEEMNATILEVAKNAGDTAQGAQTARDKAREGADLVVQVVAAVGTVSEASAKLKVNMRELGEQAHGIGAVLGVISDIADQTNLLALNAAIEAARAGEAGRGFAVVADEVRKLAEKTMHATKEVGEAIIGIQHGTSETERMMDEAAEAVGQATALAERSGTALAEIVSVVESAGDQVRAIATAAEQQSATSEEINRSIEAISRIAAETADAMGQSAKAIAEMAAQAESLSSLVAEISGSSAQTALPA; this comes from the coding sequence ATGCGCAAGGGCAGCGTCAACACGGTCCTCACCTTGCTTGTGGCCGGCTTTGTGCTGGCCGCCGTTCTCATTCTGGTGATCTACGTTTCCCGTTCCTCCCACCGCATGGCCACCGACCTTGAGCAGGATTCCCTGATCCAGATGGCCAAGTCCTCGACCCGGACCCTGGAACTCTATCTCCAGGACGCGGCCGATGTGGCCAGAGCGCTAGCCACCCAGGACGCGGTGGTGGCCGGGCTGTCCGGCGATCCGAATCGCGCCAGGGAGCGCTTCCACAATTACATCGAAAGTTACGGCAACTATTGGGCCATCTTCGCCTTCGACGACAAGGGCATGATCGTGGCCGGCTTCAACGCCGCGGGCAAGGACATGACCGGCGGCAACCGGGCCGACCGCAGCTATGTGCGGGGCGTGCTCGGCGGCAAGGATATGGTCTTCACCGACAAGGTCCTAAGCGCCCGCAGCGGCGAAACCCTTATCTTCGTCGTGGCCAAGGCCGTGCGCTCCAAGGACGGAAAGCTCCTCGGCGGCGTGGCCGTGTGTCCCAAATGGAACTTTTTCACCAAGGATTTCATCGATCCCCTGCGCTTCGGGCATCGCGGCTACGGATTCGTCGTCGACGCCTCGGGCGTCATCATCGCCCATGCCACGGACAAGAGCGTCCTGCTGCAAAACCTGTCGGACCAGCCCTTCATCCGGCAGGCCCTGGAGCAAAAAAACGGCCTCGTCTCCTACGAATGGAAAGGCGAACGCAAATACATGGCCGTAAGCCAGGTGCCGGCGACGGGCTGGCTGGTGTGCATGACCGCCTACGAATCCGAAATGACGGCCCTGGCCACCAGCCAACGCAACATGCTGCTGCTTATCGGCGGCTTGGTCCTGGCGGCGGTGGTCATCGGCATCTCCCTGGCCAACCGGGCCCTGGTGCTGCGGCCGCTGGCCGCTGTGGAACGGTTCACGGAGGCGGTCACGGGGGGGAATCTGCAGGCCACTCTCGAGGGCACCTTCCGCTTCGAGCTGGCCCATCTGGCCGCCAATCTGCGCGGCATGGTGGCCGAGCTCAAAAACAAGCTCGGCTTCGCCGAAGGCGTCCTCAACAGTTTGCCCCTCCCGGCCACCATTCTCGATGGGGATCGCAAAATTCTCTGGGTCAACCAGCATTCCTGCGACCTGTTGGAAAAAAAAGATGCGCCGGAGTCATACGTGGGCATGACCTCGGGGCAATTTATTCTGGGCGACAGTCAAAAAAGTCCGATCGTCGACAAGGCCGTCACGGAAAAAATCAAGATCGCCACGACCACGGACCTAGCCGCCCCTTCCGGCAAGATCTATCACATCGCGGTGGACGCCTCGCCTATCTACGACATGGACGGAAACTTTCTCGGTGGCATGGTCTTTTGGACCGATATGACCGCCATAAAGCTCCAGCACCAACAGATCGAAGCGCAAAATGCCGCCATCTCCGACGCCGCTTCCCGGGCGGCCGTCACCTCGGACCGCATGGCCTCGGCCTCCCAGGAGCTCTCGGCCCAGATCGAGCAGGCCAACCAGGGAGCCCAGGAGCAAAACAACCGTGTCCAGGACACGGTCACGGCCGTGGAGGAAATGAACGCCACCATCCTGGAAGTGGCCAAAAACGCCGGCGACACCGCCCAGGGCGCCCAGACCGCCCGGGACAAGGCCCGCGAAGGCGCCGACCTCGTGGTCCAGGTGGTCGCGGCCGTGGGCACGGTCAGCGAGGCCTCGGCCAAGCTCAAGGTCAACATGCGCGAGCTTGGCGAACAGGCCCACGGCATCGGCGCCGTGCTCGGCGTCATCTCCGACATCGCCGACCAGACGAACCTGCTCGCCCTCAATGCCGCCATCGAGGCCGCCCGGGCCGGCGAGGCCGGACGCGGCTTCGCCGTGGTGGCCGATGAAGTGCGCAAGCTGGCCGAAAAGACCATGCACGCCACCAAGGAGGTCGGCGAGGCCATCATCGGCATCCAGCACGGTACTTCCGAGACGGAACGCATGATGGACGAGGCGGCCGAGGCGGTCGGGCAAGCCACCGCCCTGGCCGAACGCTCGGGCACGGCCCTGGCCGAGATCGTCTCCGTGGTCGAGTCCGCCGGTGATCAGGTCCGGGCCATCGCCACCGCCGCCGAACAGCAGTCGGCCACCTCGGAAGAGATCAACCGCTCCATCGAGGCCATAAGCCGCATCGCCGCGGAAACCGCCGACGCCATGGGACAGTCCGCGAAGGCCATCGCCGAAATGGCCGCCCAGGCCGAAAGCCTGAGCTCCCTGGTGGCCGAGATCAGCGGTTCAAGCGCCCAGACCGCCCTGCCGGCCTGA
- the purD gene encoding phosphoribosylamine--glycine ligase has protein sequence MRILVVGSGGREHALARTLVKSPDVSAVLAAPGNGGTAAIGENVPVADTDVPGLVALARDRGVDFVVTGPEAPLVAGLREAMESAGVACFGPDAYAAGLEGSKAFAKEIMEAAGVPTAAYETFTDAKAARAYIEGLGRPVVVKADGLAAGKGVTVARDTAEALAAVDEALVKGAFGQAGAKVVVEELLVGEEASFLAFCDGKTAVPMTACQDHKAVFDGDRGPNTGGMGAYCPAPVLPAKDYAATCELVITPILREMERRGHPFTGILYAGLMMTEAGPKVLEYNVRFGDPECQPLLARLDSPLQPILAACRAGTLTPELVRWSRQSALCVVMAAPGYPGSYPKGMAITGIEAAEADPAVTVYQAGTRREGNTIVTSGGRVLGVTALGDTLATAKDAAYAACAKIDFKGAFYRRDIGDKGLKREER, from the coding sequence ATGCGCATACTGGTGGTCGGCTCGGGCGGGCGCGAGCACGCCCTGGCCCGCACGCTTGTCAAAAGTCCCGACGTTTCGGCGGTTCTGGCCGCTCCGGGCAACGGCGGCACGGCCGCCATCGGCGAAAACGTTCCGGTTGCCGACACGGACGTGCCGGGGCTGGTGGCCCTGGCCAGGGATCGGGGCGTGGATTTCGTGGTGACCGGGCCGGAAGCGCCGCTGGTGGCGGGCTTGCGGGAAGCCATGGAATCGGCCGGTGTGGCCTGCTTCGGTCCGGACGCCTACGCGGCCGGGCTCGAGGGCAGCAAGGCCTTTGCCAAGGAGATCATGGAGGCCGCCGGCGTCCCCACCGCCGCCTACGAGACCTTTACCGACGCCAAGGCCGCCAGGGCCTACATCGAGGGCCTGGGCCGGCCGGTGGTGGTCAAGGCCGACGGTCTGGCCGCCGGCAAGGGCGTCACCGTGGCCCGGGACACGGCCGAAGCCCTGGCCGCCGTGGACGAGGCCCTTGTCAAAGGCGCCTTCGGCCAGGCCGGAGCCAAGGTGGTGGTCGAGGAGCTGCTCGTCGGCGAGGAGGCCTCGTTTCTGGCCTTTTGCGACGGCAAGACGGCCGTGCCCATGACCGCCTGCCAGGACCACAAGGCCGTCTTCGACGGCGACCGCGGCCCCAATACCGGCGGCATGGGGGCCTACTGCCCGGCTCCGGTGCTGCCGGCGAAGGACTACGCCGCAACCTGCGAACTGGTCATCACCCCCATTTTGCGCGAGATGGAAAGGCGCGGCCATCCCTTCACCGGCATTCTCTATGCCGGGCTGATGATGACCGAGGCCGGCCCCAAGGTGCTCGAATACAACGTGCGCTTCGGCGATCCGGAATGCCAGCCGCTTCTGGCGCGTCTCGACAGCCCGCTGCAGCCCATCCTGGCCGCCTGCCGGGCCGGGACGCTGACGCCGGAACTCGTGCGCTGGTCGCGCCAAAGCGCCCTGTGCGTGGTCATGGCCGCACCGGGCTATCCCGGCAGCTACCCCAAGGGCATGGCCATCACCGGCATCGAGGCGGCCGAGGCCGACCCGGCCGTCACCGTCTACCAGGCCGGCACCAGACGCGAGGGGAATACCATCGTCACGTCCGGCGGCCGGGTGCTCGGCGTCACGGCCCTTGGCGACACCCTGGCCACAGCCAAGGACGCCGCCTACGCCGCCTGCGCCAAAATCGATTTCAAGGGAGCCTTTTACCGCCGCGACATCGGCGACAAGGGCCTCAAACGGGAGGAACGGTAA
- a CDS encoding IS1595 family transposase, whose protein sequence is MARNIVQFQKGMSEDAFEAQFGTEDKCWAHLVQWRWPEGFVCPICGRDKYSLLIVGRRRLFQCSHCRTQTSVTAGTIFASTKVPLKKWFRAIYHLTQSKGGISSVELARRLGVTQTTAWKISHKLMQVMLEREHQQRLTGRVEMDDAYLGGKRRGGKRGRGAPGKIPFIAAVETTKSGQPHKMKLCRVKGFRRNEVQRASQKILRSGTLVVTDRLPCFSEVQAAGCRHEPVQDSGRKAVQDSVFKWVNTMLGNVKSALLGTYRAVRGKHVPRYLASFGYRFNRRYDLATMLTRLAWVSLRTPPMPYRLLKLAEDCA, encoded by the coding sequence ATGGCAAGAAACATTGTGCAATTCCAGAAGGGTATGAGCGAAGATGCCTTTGAGGCGCAATTCGGCACCGAGGATAAATGTTGGGCCCACCTCGTGCAATGGCGTTGGCCCGAAGGCTTCGTTTGTCCAATTTGCGGCAGGGATAAGTACTCGCTGCTTATTGTTGGCAGGCGACGGCTCTTTCAGTGCTCACATTGCCGTACGCAGACTTCGGTGACCGCTGGCACAATCTTCGCTTCCACTAAAGTTCCCCTCAAGAAGTGGTTCCGCGCCATTTATCACCTCACTCAGAGCAAGGGCGGCATCTCCAGTGTCGAATTAGCTCGCAGACTTGGTGTCACGCAAACGACGGCCTGGAAAATTTCTCACAAGCTGATGCAGGTCATGCTCGAACGTGAACACCAGCAACGTCTCACCGGCCGCGTAGAGATGGACGATGCTTACCTTGGCGGCAAACGACGCGGTGGGAAACGTGGACGTGGTGCCCCAGGAAAAATTCCGTTTATAGCGGCAGTTGAAACGACAAAGAGTGGACAACCACACAAGATGAAGCTGTGCCGAGTCAAAGGATTTCGGCGCAATGAGGTGCAGCGGGCATCTCAGAAAATCTTGCGTTCCGGGACATTGGTGGTGACGGACCGGTTGCCATGTTTTTCCGAGGTCCAGGCTGCGGGCTGTCGGCACGAACCCGTTCAAGACAGTGGCCGCAAGGCTGTGCAGGACTCAGTATTTAAGTGGGTCAACACCATGCTTGGCAATGTGAAGTCAGCATTATTGGGGACATATCGTGCCGTGAGAGGCAAGCACGTGCCGCGCTATCTGGCCTCGTTCGGATATCGATTCAATCGCCGTTATGACTTGGCGACAATGCTCACGCGGTTGGCCTGGGTCTCCTTGCGAACACCGCCCATGCCTTACAGGTTGCTCAAACTGGCTGAGGATTGTGCGTAA
- a CDS encoding nucleoside transporter, with the protein MSNGAFLLVFIALGFVILLYFNRRAKNYRDRHPGKSNPIDYWLTGKIDKDDKDDKDDL; encoded by the coding sequence ATGAGCAACGGCGCTTTCCTGCTCGTCTTTATCGCCCTCGGCTTCGTCATTCTGCTGTATTTCAACAGACGGGCCAAGAACTACAGGGACCGCCATCCGGGCAAGAGCAATCCCATCGACTATTGGCTGACCGGAAAGATCGACAAGGACGACAAGGACGACAAGGACGATCTGTAA